Proteins found in one Verrucomicrobiota bacterium genomic segment:
- a CDS encoding UTP--glucose-1-phosphate uridylyltransferase, giving the protein MEIKKAVITAAGQNQRSLPLQTLVDRDGQTKSALAIIVEESVQAGIDDICVVINPGDQNSYRAAAGAHGKRLAFVEQTRPLGYGHAVWCAREFTGAAPFLLLVGDHLYISRSTKRCAQQLVETAAGEACTVSAVQATHESKLPHYGTVGGRLADARQGIYLVSDVVEKPTPTEAEQRLIVPGLRAGHYLCFFGMHVLTPRVMSLLEGDVAKAGEKGRVQLSAALARLAENERYLACELDGRRFDIGVKYGLLTAQLALALSGEDRDEVLAGLVELLALSAK; this is encoded by the coding sequence ATGGAAATAAAGAAAGCGGTCATCACCGCCGCCGGACAAAATCAACGCTCGCTGCCGCTCCAAACTCTGGTGGATCGTGACGGGCAGACGAAATCCGCGCTGGCCATCATCGTGGAAGAATCCGTCCAGGCGGGCATCGACGACATTTGTGTGGTCATCAACCCTGGCGACCAGAATTCCTACCGCGCCGCCGCCGGGGCGCACGGCAAACGATTGGCATTCGTGGAGCAGACCCGCCCATTGGGCTATGGCCACGCCGTTTGGTGCGCGCGCGAGTTCACTGGCGCAGCGCCCTTCCTGCTGCTGGTCGGAGATCACCTTTACATCAGCCGGAGCACGAAGCGTTGCGCGCAGCAACTGGTCGAAACCGCCGCTGGAGAAGCCTGCACGGTCTCGGCGGTGCAGGCCACGCACGAAAGCAAGCTCCCGCATTACGGCACGGTGGGCGGCCGGCTGGCCGATGCCCGCCAGGGAATTTATCTAGTGTCGGACGTGGTGGAGAAGCCCACACCCACAGAAGCCGAACAGAGGCTGATCGTGCCCGGTTTGCGCGCCGGCCACTACCTCTGCTTCTTCGGCATGCACGTCCTCACACCGCGGGTCATGTCGCTGCTTGAGGGGGATGTTGCCAAGGCGGGCGAAAAAGGCAGGGTGCAACTGAGCGCCGCGCTCGCGCGACTCGCAGAGAATGAACGCTACCTGGCCTGTGAGTTGGACGGTCGGCGCTTTGACATTGGCGTCAAATACGGTCTGCTCACCGCGCAACTGGCGCTCGCGCTCAGCGGCGAAGACCGCGATGAAGTTCTTGCCGGTCTGGTGGAGTTGCTAGCGCTCAGTGCCAAGTGA
- a CDS encoding cobalamin-independent methionine synthase II family protein, with protein MNRDLRIDPFCAEVGWPLNCLRAEFVADYQSFVRAKRTCSLTTCCYSRSVNTSTTTRILTSTVGSYPVPEWLAALPSEQAVLDATRVVFDLQRQAGIDLPTDGELYRFDVNHPDTNGMIDYFVSRLGGIRCDVGRRETNAFRAKPEMRFRGKPAGVVTGPITEGALNLPEDCARAASVAGGPFKFTLTSPYMLARTLLDEHYQDLEKLTLAIADALAAQTGELSCACVQVDEANIPGNPADAPLAATAINRVLDAVRGEKAVHFCFGNYGGQTIQKGTWAALTAFLNSLRTDHLVLELAHRPPEDLDALKAVDARIGLGLGVVDVKVNRIETPEEVARAIERAEKILGPNRVRYVHPDCGFWMLKRSVADRKIAALVKGRDLYLGRK; from the coding sequence ATGAACCGCGATCTGCGGATCGATCCCTTTTGTGCGGAAGTCGGCTGGCCCTTGAACTGTTTGCGCGCGGAGTTCGTTGCCGACTATCAATCGTTCGTCCGTGCCAAGCGAACTTGCTCCCTGACGACTTGCTGCTATTCTCGATCTGTGAACACGAGCACTACGACCCGCATCCTCACCAGCACGGTCGGTTCGTATCCTGTGCCCGAATGGCTCGCGGCTCTGCCCAGCGAACAAGCGGTGCTCGACGCCACGCGCGTGGTCTTCGACTTGCAACGTCAGGCCGGCATTGACCTGCCCACCGACGGCGAATTGTATCGCTTCGATGTCAACCACCCCGACACGAACGGGATGATTGATTATTTTGTCAGTCGGTTGGGCGGCATCCGTTGCGACGTTGGCCGGCGTGAGACCAATGCTTTTCGCGCGAAACCGGAGATGCGCTTTCGCGGCAAACCGGCTGGTGTTGTCACTGGTCCGATCACTGAAGGCGCCTTGAACTTGCCGGAAGACTGCGCGCGCGCCGCGAGCGTGGCAGGCGGGCCGTTCAAGTTCACGCTCACCAGCCCCTACATGCTCGCGCGCACGTTGCTGGACGAGCACTATCAGGATTTGGAGAAGCTCACGCTCGCCATCGCCGACGCCCTGGCCGCGCAAACCGGCGAGTTGAGTTGCGCTTGCGTGCAAGTGGACGAGGCCAACATTCCCGGCAATCCCGCCGACGCGCCGCTCGCCGCGACCGCGATCAATCGCGTGCTGGACGCCGTGCGCGGGGAAAAGGCGGTGCACTTTTGCTTTGGCAACTACGGCGGGCAGACGATTCAAAAAGGCACGTGGGCCGCGCTGACCGCGTTCCTCAACAGCCTTCGTACCGACCACCTCGTGCTCGAACTCGCCCACCGTCCGCCCGAGGACCTCGACGCGCTCAAGGCCGTGGACGCGCGCATCGGGCTGGGACTCGGTGTCGTGGATGTCAAGGTTAACCGCATTGAAACGCCGGAGGAAGTCGCCCGTGCCATCGAGCGCGCGGAGAAAATTCTCGGGCCGAATCGCGTGCGCTACGTGCATCCGGACTGCGGCTTCTGGATGCTCAAACGCTCCGTAGCCGACCGCAAAATCGCCGCGCTGGTCAAAGGTCGCGATTTGTATTTGGGACGGAAATGA